Proteins encoded within one genomic window of Amorphoplanes friuliensis DSM 7358:
- a CDS encoding PLP-dependent aminotransferase family protein produces MTGTTQDDYTDRYARRVRGMTTSEIRALFAVASRPEVVSLAGGSPYIAALPLDAVGEMMGRLASELGTTSLQYGIGQGTIELRERICEVMSLSGIDGASPDDVVVTVGGQQGLDLVARLFLDPGDVVLAEGPTYVGALGVFQAAQAQVRHVAMDADGLIPAALEAAIAAAAGRVKFLYTIPTYQNPAGVTLSDARRDEILAICERHGLLIVEDDPYGMLGFEGEAPRPLRARKREGIIYVSTFSKTFAPGLRVGWVLAPHAVREKLVMASEANILCPSAFAQGAVTQYLTTMPWREQIKSYREIYRERRDALLDSLRDLMPAGTTWTEPKGGLFVWATLPEGLDSKAMMPRAIAARVAYVPGTGFYADGTGTGNIRLNFSFPPPERIREGVRRLAGVMEQELALRAVFGPTAAPRRRGHAGADTPGPDLA; encoded by the coding sequence ATGACCGGCACTACTCAAGACGATTACACCGATCGGTACGCGCGGCGTGTCCGCGGGATGACCACGTCCGAGATCCGCGCTCTCTTCGCCGTCGCCAGCCGTCCCGAGGTGGTCTCACTGGCCGGCGGATCGCCGTACATCGCGGCGCTTCCCCTGGACGCGGTCGGCGAGATGATGGGCCGCCTGGCGTCCGAGCTCGGCACGACCAGCCTTCAGTACGGCATCGGCCAGGGCACGATCGAACTCCGCGAACGCATCTGCGAGGTCATGAGCCTTTCCGGCATCGACGGCGCCTCGCCCGACGACGTCGTGGTGACCGTCGGCGGCCAGCAAGGGCTCGACCTGGTGGCACGGCTGTTCCTGGACCCGGGTGACGTGGTGCTCGCCGAGGGGCCGACCTACGTCGGCGCACTCGGCGTGTTCCAGGCCGCCCAGGCACAGGTGCGGCACGTGGCCATGGACGCAGACGGGCTCATCCCGGCAGCACTCGAGGCGGCCATAGCTGCAGCGGCGGGGCGGGTGAAGTTCCTCTACACGATCCCGACGTACCAGAACCCGGCCGGTGTCACCCTCTCCGATGCACGCCGCGACGAGATCCTGGCCATCTGCGAACGGCACGGACTGCTGATCGTCGAGGACGACCCGTACGGGATGCTCGGTTTTGAGGGTGAGGCGCCGCGGCCGCTGCGTGCCCGCAAACGCGAGGGGATCATCTACGTCAGCACGTTCTCCAAGACCTTCGCGCCGGGCCTGCGGGTCGGGTGGGTCCTGGCCCCTCATGCCGTCCGCGAAAAGCTGGTGATGGCCAGCGAGGCGAACATCCTGTGCCCGAGCGCGTTCGCCCAGGGCGCCGTCACGCAATATCTGACGACCATGCCGTGGCGCGAGCAGATCAAGTCCTACCGCGAGATCTACCGCGAACGCCGGGACGCCCTCCTCGACAGCCTCCGCGACCTGATGCCCGCCGGCACCACGTGGACCGAGCCGAAGGGCGGCCTGTTCGTGTGGGCCACCCTCCCCGAAGGCCTCGACTCGAAGGCGATGATGCCGCGCGCCATCGCCGCCCGCGTCGCCTACGTGCCCGGCACCGGCTTCTACGCCGACGGGACAGGCACCGGGAACATCCGGCTGAACTTCTCGTTCCCGCCGCCGGAACGCATTCGTGAGGGCGTACGCAGGCTGGCCGGGGTGATGGAGCAGGAGCTGGCCCTGCGCGCGGTTTTCGGACCGACCGCGGCCCCTCGCCGTCGTGGGCACGCCGGTGCCGACACTCCCGGCCCCGACTTGGCATGA